The window CCCCGTTAAGCTCAAACCATCTTCTGCCTACATATTATGCCACTGTAAGTGCTACTTGTATCTAGTCTCACCTCTCATGTTGATGCCGGTGAATGATGACAGCTTCACAAGGATGAAAGGTGCATAGACTGATGAAGAGACAAGAATCTgggatatatattttttctagCAGCCCCTCCCTTGTAAGCTCTCAGTTTTATTCCTCCTCTTTTAACATCGCTCCTCCTTGTTTTTTATAGTTTATTGTCCGCCCCATTTGCCCTCATAACTTTATAACTGGAGATGTATTTCTTCATCACCAGGGGTTCTCATTTTCTAAaattcacacacaggcagacacatacCCTCCAGGGCTTTGTTGCTGATGCCACCCAGGTGTCATCTATCACCTGAGATGAGGTGTCCTGTAGGTGGAATGCAGTGTCCTCATCAGCAGCCAAGCATTATGGTTCAGAGAGCTGTATagttgaaattatttttatagttttatagTATTATATTTTTTAGTCATACACTGGGTCTGATCCGGATCACaacagttattacagttcatcctcagAGGAACAGGGATATCTATATGTAATGTCATAGCAATCTATCTGAtggttgttgagacattttacCCAAAACCACAAATGCAACCTTATGGTGGCACCAGAGAGAAGTGGGGATGACCAAATGCAAGTAGCAGATATTGAGCCATTTCACTggatcagtgaaaaaaatgttctccTGTTAGTGAAGCTGGAGGAAATGTCGCTATGATGCATCCTGTGAGATAAGAGTGCAGTGCCTGTTGGGGGCTGATTGCTTGGCCTGCATAAATCCAGCTTGCATCTTTCATGAGAGCATCACCCAAATAACTTCACAGTCGGCACTACACTTCCTTGGGTCCTCAACAACACACCTGCAAAGTTTGAGGTCAATCGGATGAGCGGAGGAGAAAAGtgaaatacagacagacagacagagagatttcTCCATTTGTAGTTAGTTTGTCTGCGGCAAAGTGGTGGAACATCTGACAGTGCTAGTGTGGTTCTATAAGGCAAAAATCAAACATGCTGGTAAACTGTAGTGGTCAATACTGACAGAATTAAAGTACAAGCACAAAGTGTCTAACTATCCCTTTAAGTCTACAGTAGGAATCCAGTGCaacttcagtttatttttcatctatttTGTTGCAACATTAATTGTACTTGTATTGTGCTTGGTATTGTGCATGTTCTTAGGCATGGCTTACTGGTGCACTTGGATGTAACAGCCATCATTAACTATATTAGATAAAACTCTCATTCCCTTTCAGAGGAATAAACGTCACTGTTTAGCAAGCTCCTTTGGGATATTTAAAATTTAGATGTTCATTGATCTCAAAATCTTGCAACTGtgcatttcagtttcagtctctGTGGTGCTGGGCAAAGCCCACGAGTAGCACAAGCCTAGTTAGGCTTGGCTGTTGTGAGTATAACAACAGCCTAGTTCTTCCTTACTCAGTGGATGTGGCTCATTGTGCAGGAGTTATGGTTATTTAAGCCTGAAACAGTTCTTTGACTGAAACTTGCTGACTCAGTTTCTCTTCCTCCTGAGATCTGATCTGCTGGTCCATGTGGGGTCCTGaactctgtcactgtctgttgtCGCTCCTGTTGGCTCCACCCAGCACAAGATTAAGGTCTGCTCTGCTCCCAAGAGACATACAGTATGCTGCTGTACCACCCAGAACAGCAAAACCTGTGTAGCTGATAACACATTAGACTTGCCTGGAGCTGATATGCACATTAGTTTCCCTTAGTAATCCTGGTGAACTCTGACAGAAATATTTGCTCCACTGCAGGGTGGTGCTGGTTTGAACCCAACCTGGCCAGTTTATTGCCATGGTACACTCAGCCCCTCACTCAGTGTATACTGTGACAGGCTTTGACCCTTAACAGGAATAATAAGTATAGTTCTCAGTTTTGGGGAGTAGTGAACTACATGCAATCAAAATAGTAGTTTAACTACATGTTACATTAGCTTGCTTACATTCATATTTGCAGTGATTCAAATAgtcaaattacttttttttgtgtaactACTGAAACTGCAGATCTGGGGCCATAAAAGGGAAGGaatgttttaaatcttttttttttttttttacctttgtgcAGGGTGGGTGTTGCTCAGCGCTCACACAGTGACAACATCATCATGGATAAACCTCCCAAATCTCAACCTGAGTTGAATCAccatgaggttttttttttggtttgtgtatgACCTGTGAAAGAGTAGGCACTATTTGCAATAAACTTAACTCAGTGGCATTTTTTGCTGgcatttgaccttttttgtgtCATATTTTGTTAGAATTTTATTCTACATTCATTctcatttttcacaaataagTTTGAACTGCTTTTTCTAAATAGCTTTAGTCAACCAAACTAGATTTCTCCCTGGAGGAGCTTTACTGTTGTTCAACCTCTGCAAAGCAATGCTCTCAAAGTAGCTTCCTGTAAGGGACCAAGCTGGCAAGCATGAGGAACACAGATTCATTTCTTCAAAAAAGCCGATTTTATTTAcccaaaaaaaatacaaagaaatatgttttaaccaaaatataacaaactcGGATCCATAAAAGAGGTCAACCTAACAGAACTGTactggaaaaaaatacaaactcaaGTGACTGAACAGACCAACcgacaaacaaaagacaaacagacctaCACACTGAACAACAAAGGACACATATATATAATGGTTGAAATTGCCTCAactgatgtcacttgagtcagcgCTAGTTATGGCTGGTTGTAGTTGTCTTTCAGCTGCTGCCATTAACTACAGTGGATCACCACCTGCATGTTTGATCTGGCATACATTTTTATGCTGGATGTCCTTCCTGACACAGCCTGGGTGTGGGGGAGCTGGAGATCAGCCGCCAACCTGCTTTAACAGCTGAGCCATGGTCACCTTGGTTACAGctgaaaagtttgaaaatgacaaaaactatGGAGATCTGGAGTCAGAGAGAAATGAGCTTACCAGATCCCTGCTGCACCAGCATAAAACACTCAAATCTCCAGCTGAACTGTCAGtggttgagttgcattgtgggtaatttaGGAATCAGGTTTTGTCAAGAAAGAACAATATGTGGAATGAAAAAgatcaaatgtcttgttttgctgcatttatttaataTCCTCTTTTTAAACTGTCCATTGTGACCCAGTGCTGTAGAGAAGTGCAAGgctaaatcagtggagtacATTTTCATTCTCAAGTGTGCAATTGTggagattaaaaagaaaatacttcACAAAGCTGCTACTTTGTTCCAAATcttgatttattattttgtaaatttACAGACCACATATTTCATCACACAAAATCAGTCACTGGATGATTTACAGTTACAAGAATAAAGATATTCTGTATAACTTTAGTCAGGTGTAAGGAAGGTTGAGACATGGACAGTAGTGACACAGGCATGcaacattttgaaatttgatTTCTGGTGTTTGAAAAGGCTTCAGAAGCACTTGGACTTGACTTGAAACTTTGCTTTTGCTGAAAGATAATATTGAGCATgatgaaacaaaacaatccaAATGAATATTCCATGTTAGAAAGATTTATTCTAGCAGATTCAGACCTTGTCAGCATGGTAACAGTTGGCAAAAAACCCCCAGAGCAGCTACATTTCCCTAACTTAGTCAGTAGCATATAGCAGGAACCCAGTGAAAGTGTTATAGTGGCTGTTGTCATCGCAGAGGAAACATCCGATGGGCAAGTTGACAGCCACCTCGTCCCCTGCCTTCAAGTGGAGGGCCACAACAATAGTGGCACTGTCCTCTTGGtcttgcatgtttttttctctgggtCCTGCCACCACCAGGCCATTAACCTGCAGGTTGGCACAGGCAGCCAGGGTGTTACCAGGAGAACCGGCGTCACTGTAGACAGTGAGGGCGAGGCTGTAGACACCAGAGCGGGGGACAGTGAAGATACCAGTGTCCGCATTGTAGCCATCTCCAAGGTTGATGAAGATGTGCTTGTAGGCGATGAGCTTGTCGTCACGGAAGGGGCCCAAGCAGATCAAATCGTTGTCGGTGGTTAGAGCGACTGAGAAGGCGCTTCGGCTGGCTGGATATGCAGCGGAAAAGAAACAGACTTGTTATGAAGCTGCGATGGGAAAAGCCCCTACTTCCATTATATAATTTAACTCATGCACTTTTCTCACCTCTGACATTGTTGAGGACAGTCTTTGTTTTCTGGAGTTCCTTCTCCAGCTCATTGAGGCTCATGTTGAAGAACATTTTCATCCTGTGTATCTGTTGCTGCATCAGACAGCAGCCACACGACGCCtggtctgtaacacacactgaagacacacacacatacatgttcacACCAGGCTGAGGCTTTGCAGATCAGATTATGTGCAGATACACTGAGTGTGCCTTCTAATTTGGTTTACTTTCTTAAAAATCTCTCACCATTTTCTGTGTTGGAATCGACACCTCCATTTTCAGAATTCTTGCCAGGTCCACCCCAGGAATAATCGACTGCTTGGACCAATGCCGTTTCCAGGAGACACAGCAGTACAATAGctgggagaagaagagaaaaggtaCAAAACCAAGAGAGAATCGTAACATTAACTCTTGCAAGAAATGATTCTTTTACTCTCACATCTTGATATTACATCTCAACGTTTCCGTCCATCATCTACAGCTGCAGCTTGTTACCTTGAAACCTTTTTCTAATTAGAACTAGTCTCACCTCGCATGGTTACGCTCGCAACTGATGATGGCTTCACAAATGCAGAAGGTGTGATATACTGATGCAGGGTCAAGAGTCACATCTATATATACGTATATGTTTCCCATCAGTACTATTTGTCTGGTTGGCTCCTCCCTGTTTCCTGTTACATTCCACCCTTTTTGCCCTTATA of the Toxotes jaculatrix isolate fToxJac2 chromosome 9, fToxJac2.pri, whole genome shotgun sequence genome contains:
- the LOC121186778 gene encoding complement C1q-like protein 4, which translates into the protein MRAIVLLCLLETALVQAVDYSWGGPGKNSENGGVDSNTENVCVTDQASCGCCLMQQQIHRMKMFFNMSLNELEKELQKTKTVLNNVRASRSAFSVALTTDNDLICLGPFRDDKLIAYKHIFINLGDGYNADTGIFTVPRSGVYSLALTVYSDAGSPGNTLAACANLQVNGLVVAGPREKNMQDQEDSATIVVALHLKAGDEVAVNLPIGCFLCDDNSHYNTFTGFLLYATD